A window of Fluoribacter dumoffii NY 23 contains these coding sequences:
- a CDS encoding DotI/IcmL family type IV secretion protein: MNRKFAFFLLSIFFQLSYAQSEDAQLSVWVNEAIVATYTYSYQNYLEDQKKIAKYFTADGWITYSNALNASKLPEAVQKNLYRVSAVATEPPVITKVDATHWKAKMGLLVVYQNPQYQQRQNLKVTINFMVAPSGQGVRGYTMTNLQSVVTKPSCKCIVEEENEAPPAATPSPTATPASTSTPNNAKQ; the protein is encoded by the coding sequence ATGAATAGAAAATTTGCCTTTTTCCTCTTATCAATCTTTTTCCAGCTAAGCTATGCACAATCTGAAGACGCCCAATTGTCTGTGTGGGTCAACGAAGCCATTGTGGCTACCTATACTTACAGCTATCAAAATTACCTTGAAGATCAAAAGAAAATAGCCAAATATTTTACGGCCGATGGATGGATTACCTACAGTAATGCTTTAAATGCTTCCAAATTACCCGAGGCAGTGCAAAAAAACCTCTACAGAGTGAGTGCGGTAGCAACCGAACCTCCCGTAATCACGAAGGTTGACGCCACCCATTGGAAAGCAAAGATGGGGTTGTTGGTGGTATATCAGAACCCGCAGTATCAGCAACGGCAAAATTTAAAAGTGACCATTAATTTTATGGTTGCCCCTTCAGGCCAAGGTGTACGCGGTTATACTATGACCAACCTGCAGTCTGTGGTGACCAAACCCTCTTGCAAATGTATTGTTGAAGAAGAGAATGAGGCACCGCCAGCTGCTACACCTTCCCCAACCGCCACGCCCGCGAGTACGTCTACCCCCAATAACGCCAAGCAATAA
- the gcvH gene encoding glycine cleavage system protein GcvH, translating to MNELKFTNTHEWLREEQNEVTVGITDHAQNLLGDMVFVELPEIGDEVSAGEELGVVESVKAASDFYAPVSGVVTAVNELVAENPALVNSDPYAAGWLVKLKPSHPEEMNNLLSADQYQNEIAEEH from the coding sequence ATGAATGAATTAAAATTCACAAATACCCATGAATGGCTGCGAGAAGAACAAAACGAAGTAACTGTAGGCATTACCGATCATGCACAGAATTTATTAGGTGACATGGTCTTTGTCGAATTGCCGGAAATAGGTGATGAAGTGAGTGCCGGTGAAGAATTAGGTGTTGTAGAGTCAGTAAAAGCTGCTTCTGATTTTTATGCTCCAGTGAGCGGGGTGGTAACTGCCGTCAATGAATTGGTTGCGGAAAATCCGGCTCTTGTGAATTCCGATCCCTATGCTGCGGGTTGGCTTGTTAAACTAAAACCCAGTCATCCTGAAGAAATGAATAATTTATTATCTGCTGATCAATATCAAAACGAGATTGCTGAGGAGCATTAA
- a CDS encoding thiol:disulfide interchange protein DsbA/DsbL encodes MLKKLIALLFLLPAMALAASFVEGKDFQIVSNPQAANNKSKTPIIEEFFSYGCPWCYKIEAPLDEWVSKMGNNIQFERVPVVFKPSWELYAKAYYTAKTLALSDKMNPLLFKAIQEERKPLDSKQAMINFFITQGVDKEIATSAFENSPSIDMRVQNGMSLMGTYQINAVPAFVVNNKYKTDLQMAGSPQRLLEILNYLTRKG; translated from the coding sequence ATGTTAAAAAAATTAATCGCTCTATTATTTCTTTTACCCGCGATGGCTCTGGCTGCCTCATTTGTTGAAGGTAAGGATTTTCAAATTGTTTCAAATCCTCAAGCAGCAAATAATAAAAGCAAAACCCCCATCATCGAAGAGTTTTTCAGTTATGGCTGCCCATGGTGTTACAAAATAGAAGCCCCTCTGGATGAATGGGTTAGTAAAATGGGGAATAACATTCAGTTCGAACGCGTCCCGGTGGTATTCAAGCCCTCCTGGGAGCTCTATGCGAAAGCTTATTATACTGCGAAAACACTGGCTCTTTCTGATAAAATGAATCCCCTGCTTTTTAAAGCCATACAGGAAGAAAGAAAACCGCTGGATTCAAAACAAGCAATGATAAATTTCTTCATTACCCAAGGCGTCGATAAAGAAATTGCAACAAGTGCTTTTGAAAATTCACCTTCTATTGATATGCGGGTCCAAAATGGAATGAGTCTTATGGGCACTTACCAAATCAATGCCGTTCCCGCTTTTGTAGTTAACAATAAATATAAAACGGATTTACAAATGGCAGGAAGTCCGCAGCGTTTATTGGAGATATTGAATTACCTCACCCGCAAAGGATAA
- a CDS encoding ABC transporter ATP-binding protein, giving the protein MSETIIAIEGLRKSFKKAAEQNLLVLEDVNFKLQEGEIVALLGKSGSGKSTLLRIIAGLIAPTSGTVTYRGKPVTRPVDGIAMVFQSFALMPWLTVLENVELGLEAQGVGREERRHRAIEAIDIIGLDGFESAFPKELSGGMRQRVGFARALVINPDVLLMDEPFSALDVLTAENLKSDLLELWKEKKTNTNGILLVTHNIEEAATLADRIVIFGNDPGYIRAELPVTLPQPRDPESPEFRALVDKIYTLMTTGPKEKAKRAQRERQIGLGYRLPDVEPSELTGLIETMTSFEERIDLPELADELMMNIDDLFPILETLEILGFAKVSAGDIQLSDLGKQFAEADLQERKKLFAQRLLEKVPLARHIRRILDEKVGHRVSEERFLSKLEDYLSEKEADRVLRTMIDWGRYAEIFAYDFNTGILSLENPGKGL; this is encoded by the coding sequence ATGTCTGAAACCATTATTGCTATAGAAGGCTTGCGCAAGTCGTTTAAAAAAGCGGCGGAACAGAATTTGCTTGTGCTTGAAGATGTCAATTTTAAGCTGCAAGAAGGTGAAATTGTCGCCTTATTAGGCAAATCCGGTTCGGGGAAGTCGACCTTATTGCGGATTATTGCCGGTCTTATAGCACCCACCAGTGGAACAGTGACCTACCGGGGTAAACCGGTTACTCGCCCTGTTGATGGTATTGCCATGGTTTTTCAGTCTTTTGCGTTAATGCCGTGGCTGACCGTACTGGAAAACGTGGAACTGGGGCTTGAGGCCCAAGGGGTGGGCCGCGAAGAACGCCGGCATCGTGCCATTGAAGCAATTGATATTATCGGTCTTGATGGTTTTGAGTCCGCCTTCCCCAAAGAACTTTCTGGCGGGATGCGTCAACGGGTTGGTTTTGCCCGCGCCCTGGTTATTAACCCTGATGTTTTATTAATGGATGAGCCTTTCTCTGCACTTGATGTACTTACCGCCGAAAACCTCAAATCGGATTTATTGGAGTTATGGAAGGAAAAGAAAACGAATACCAATGGAATTTTATTAGTAACCCACAATATCGAAGAAGCAGCCACATTAGCCGATAGAATTGTAATTTTTGGTAATGATCCCGGATATATTCGTGCAGAATTACCGGTAACCTTACCGCAACCACGGGATCCGGAGTCCCCCGAATTCAGGGCTTTGGTTGATAAAATTTATACGTTAATGACTACAGGTCCCAAAGAAAAAGCAAAACGGGCACAAAGGGAGCGGCAAATTGGTTTAGGGTATCGGTTGCCGGATGTAGAGCCTTCTGAACTCACCGGATTGATTGAAACCATGACTTCGTTTGAAGAACGTATTGATTTGCCTGAGCTTGCTGACGAATTAATGATGAATATTGATGACCTGTTCCCAATACTTGAAACGTTGGAAATATTGGGTTTTGCTAAAGTTTCCGCGGGGGACATTCAATTAAGTGATTTGGGAAAGCAATTTGCCGAGGCTGATCTCCAGGAACGTAAGAAATTATTTGCGCAAAGATTACTGGAAAAAGTACCGCTTGCCCGTCACATCCGACGAATTTTAGATGAAAAAGTGGGGCATAGAGTTTCTGAAGAGCGGTTTTTAAGTAAACTTGAAGATTATTTAAGTGAAAAAGAGGCAGATCGGGTATTACGCACGATGATTGACTGGGGCCGTTATGCCGAGATATTTGCTTACGATTTTAATACAGGAATTCTAAGTTTGGAAAATCCGGGTAAGGGGTTATAA
- the yihA gene encoding ribosome biogenesis GTP-binding protein YihA/YsxC gives MRENPYSKAVFLKSAARVSQLPDDSGYEVAFAGRSNAGKSSALNCLTGIKNLARTSKTPGRTQLINLFEIAQERRLVDLPGYGYAKVALQVKMDWQKNLAHYLEVRQSLKGLILLMDIRHPLKDLDLMMVDWALERELPVHILLTKADKLSRSDVKNTVAKVRKYYDLASHLITVQSFSSLKKEGVKELIGLLNTWFDLTPSDTCNENL, from the coding sequence ATGCGAGAAAACCCCTATTCTAAAGCTGTATTCCTAAAGAGTGCTGCCCGTGTATCCCAATTGCCTGATGATTCAGGGTACGAAGTCGCTTTTGCCGGCCGCTCGAATGCAGGCAAGTCAAGTGCGTTAAATTGTTTAACGGGCATTAAAAATTTGGCAAGAACCAGTAAAACCCCAGGGCGTACCCAATTGATCAATTTATTTGAAATTGCTCAAGAGCGGCGGTTAGTGGATTTACCAGGTTATGGCTATGCTAAAGTTGCCTTGCAAGTAAAAATGGATTGGCAAAAAAATTTGGCCCACTATCTGGAAGTAAGACAAAGCTTAAAAGGATTGATCCTGCTTATGGATATTCGCCATCCGTTAAAAGATTTGGATTTGATGATGGTGGATTGGGCTTTGGAGCGCGAACTTCCCGTGCATATCTTGCTGACCAAAGCAGATAAATTGAGCCGAAGCGATGTCAAGAATACGGTGGCAAAAGTTCGCAAATATTATGATCTAGCGTCCCATTTGATTACGGTACAATCCTTTTCTTCTTTGAAAAAGGAAGGGGTAAAGGAATTGATTGGATTGTTAAATACCTGGTTTGATTTGACGCCAAGCGATACCTGCAACGAGAATTTATAA
- a CDS encoding Rab family GTPase, which translates to MEHKNEYDEHFKIILLGDNAVGKSCLMHTFCDSGFYLFDGYMDTMGVDQKIQKINAFNKCIQLRIWDASGAPKLQKIVASYLRTVDGALICFDLTREDSLHHAREYVAQLRAVKKNVAMILIGCKADLEQRRAISVGQAKAIANEMGIDYLEVSSLKKENTDLPFIRILTKIYILNQLTKIKPTLEEHFNNYLKLTRFKKHAHFFSEQALSAHREDVLREEYRLLFEKLFDCQSVEELAEFFRKIGELIERADELYRQDNPFLNHFISSPLSKVLKHTLDALTHRFAGMKGLPIAKEMLIQKNNSITII; encoded by the coding sequence ATGGAACATAAAAATGAATATGATGAGCACTTCAAAATAATCCTTCTCGGTGACAATGCTGTTGGAAAATCATGTTTGATGCATACCTTTTGTGATAGTGGTTTCTATCTCTTTGATGGATATATGGACACTATGGGCGTGGATCAAAAAATACAAAAGATTAATGCCTTTAATAAATGCATCCAGTTACGCATTTGGGATGCCTCGGGGGCTCCAAAATTACAAAAAATCGTAGCATCCTATTTGCGAACGGTAGACGGCGCTCTGATTTGTTTTGATCTAACCCGAGAAGACTCTTTGCACCATGCAAGAGAGTATGTTGCCCAACTAAGAGCTGTTAAAAAAAATGTAGCGATGATACTCATAGGATGTAAAGCTGATTTGGAGCAACGGCGAGCGATTTCTGTCGGACAAGCAAAGGCAATCGCAAATGAAATGGGAATCGATTATTTGGAAGTTTCCTCCCTCAAAAAAGAAAATACGGACCTGCCTTTTATCCGAATCCTTACAAAAATTTATATTTTAAACCAACTCACCAAGATTAAACCGACGTTAGAGGAACACTTTAACAATTACTTGAAATTGACCCGCTTCAAGAAACATGCACACTTTTTCAGTGAACAAGCACTGTCTGCACACAGGGAAGATGTACTCAGGGAAGAGTATCGCCTGCTTTTTGAAAAGTTATTTGATTGCCAAAGCGTTGAAGAGTTGGCTGAGTTTTTTAGAAAAATAGGGGAGCTCATTGAGCGGGCGGATGAACTTTATAGACAAGATAACCCTTTTTTAAACCATTTTATCTCCAGCCCGCTGTCAAAAGTGCTAAAGCATACATTGGATGCTTTAACCCATAGATTTGCAGGTATGAAGGGTTTACCAATTGCCAAAGAAATGCTAATTCAGAAAAATAACAGTATTACTATAATATAG
- the gcvT gene encoding glycine cleavage system aminomethyltransferase GcvT → MIAKTSLHATHLACGAKMVDFHGWEMPLHYGSQINEHHFVRKDAGMFDVSHMTIVDILGAGGRQFLRKLLTNDVDQLEHNGKALYSCMCNEHGGIIDDLIVYQRASDNYRVVLNSATRQNDLAWIRKKSEGFSVGLQERRELAMIAVQGPKAIEKTMKILNPAQIDAVSTLTSFECVDVEQSFFARTGYTGEDGFEIIVPQESVVQLWNDLMQVGVHPCGLGARDTLRLEAGMLLYGQDMDTTTSPLESGLGWTIKWEPAERDFIGMGALFSQKQIGIQRKMVGLTLLEKGIMRHGQRVVIPGCPDGIITSGSYSPTLEKSIALARVPMQTGEEVMVDIRGKLIPAKVGKPRFVKGGKAV, encoded by the coding sequence ATGATTGCTAAAACCTCTCTTCATGCCACACATTTAGCCTGTGGCGCCAAAATGGTCGACTTTCATGGCTGGGAAATGCCACTACATTATGGTTCTCAGATTAATGAACATCACTTTGTCCGCAAAGATGCAGGCATGTTTGATGTGTCGCATATGACCATTGTAGACATTCTCGGTGCTGGCGGCCGCCAATTTTTACGCAAGCTTTTAACCAATGATGTGGATCAGCTGGAACATAATGGAAAAGCGCTTTACAGTTGCATGTGCAATGAACATGGGGGAATTATTGACGATCTTATTGTTTATCAACGTGCCTCCGACAATTACAGAGTGGTCTTAAATTCAGCAACCCGACAAAATGATTTGGCCTGGATTCGTAAAAAAAGCGAAGGCTTCTCCGTGGGGCTTCAGGAACGTAGAGAATTAGCCATGATCGCCGTTCAAGGACCTAAAGCCATAGAAAAAACAATGAAAATCCTAAATCCTGCGCAAATTGACGCCGTCTCTACCCTGACAAGCTTTGAATGCGTGGATGTGGAACAAAGCTTTTTTGCCCGCACGGGATATACAGGTGAAGATGGTTTTGAAATCATAGTTCCTCAAGAGTCGGTAGTGCAATTATGGAATGATTTAATGCAGGTAGGCGTTCATCCCTGTGGATTGGGTGCTCGAGATACCCTCCGTCTGGAAGCGGGTATGCTCCTTTACGGCCAGGATATGGATACTACTACCAGTCCTTTGGAATCAGGCCTTGGCTGGACCATTAAGTGGGAACCCGCTGAACGTGATTTTATTGGAATGGGGGCTTTGTTTTCCCAAAAACAAATAGGTATCCAACGCAAGATGGTAGGACTTACCCTGTTGGAAAAAGGAATTATGCGTCATGGGCAACGCGTTGTAATTCCAGGTTGTCCTGATGGAATTATTACCAGTGGAAGTTACTCACCCACCTTGGAAAAATCCATCGCTTTGGCAAGAGTTCCCATGCAAACAGGTGAGGAAGTCATGGTGGATATTCGCGGTAAATTAATCCCGGCAAAAGTAGGTAAACCCCGCTTTGTCAAAGGAGGAAAAGCAGTTTAA
- a CDS encoding ankyrin repeat domain-containing protein, which produces MKAKTQILPFKSKKNPLFTAAKEGARDRVEELLTAGADIDTGRPHRSNPKLNESPLYAAAKNGHVEVVKILLNHRPRPKLVFRDSSSHQALTPLLIAAKEGNDKVMQELLKDERMLRYINTGGPEGSPLFHAFNNKHFAIARLLMAHGASIERARAGDTTILDLAVEFAISEQKNDWLDLLLQSNNPVDRAKRREHICLALKAAVRKGNSSLVEHLGTNYGAEVKSILPSDPTPLFIAIRNQDHAMAKLLLNKGADGHLRSHLGFQALSSAILNNDSKMFELLLNQAKDHLRKDDMCKLLEEVVVYTDTLDFIQPLLEEAQPSHLSKAIHQAIALNKPEITDALLKNYISKINFKEFNFKFDALPVLVEKGHIPGKKTDFIRCNLTQKNYPLPGRDALYKILTENALDIYIKETAERVQRNSGKNKDEQALYLRSYNIFGLFSLKFGSPADKKLAAASALKRFIEDGNTDLTPFAKELTNGRLKIIYDNLREFHNLDNKPGIQASRS; this is translated from the coding sequence ATGAAAGCGAAAACTCAAATTCTACCCTTTAAAAGCAAAAAAAATCCCTTATTCACAGCAGCCAAGGAGGGGGCTCGAGACCGTGTTGAGGAATTACTGACTGCCGGTGCAGACATAGATACGGGGCGCCCTCACAGATCAAATCCAAAATTGAATGAGTCCCCCTTGTATGCTGCAGCAAAAAATGGCCATGTTGAGGTAGTCAAAATATTATTGAACCATCGCCCTCGCCCTAAGCTTGTTTTCCGGGATTCTTCATCACACCAAGCCTTGACTCCCTTGCTGATAGCGGCGAAAGAAGGTAATGACAAGGTGATGCAAGAGCTTCTGAAAGATGAAAGAATGCTTCGCTATATTAATACTGGAGGCCCTGAAGGATCGCCTTTATTTCATGCGTTTAACAATAAACATTTTGCAATAGCCCGATTACTAATGGCTCATGGAGCCAGCATCGAGAGGGCACGCGCTGGCGATACAACTATTTTGGATCTTGCTGTTGAATTCGCAATAAGTGAACAAAAAAATGACTGGCTTGATTTATTATTGCAAAGCAATAACCCAGTAGATAGAGCTAAGAGAAGGGAACATATCTGTCTTGCTCTTAAGGCTGCAGTTCGAAAGGGAAACTCCTCTCTTGTTGAACATTTAGGCACAAATTATGGGGCTGAGGTAAAATCGATTCTTCCATCCGATCCGACCCCTTTGTTTATTGCGATAAGAAATCAAGACCATGCTATGGCAAAACTTCTCTTGAATAAAGGTGCTGATGGCCACCTACGTTCGCATCTGGGTTTTCAAGCATTGAGCTCGGCAATATTGAATAACGATTCAAAAATGTTTGAGTTACTGCTGAATCAGGCAAAAGATCATCTTCGCAAGGACGACATGTGCAAGCTTTTAGAAGAGGTGGTTGTTTACACCGATACTTTAGACTTCATACAACCCTTACTTGAAGAGGCACAACCCTCTCATCTCTCAAAAGCCATCCACCAGGCAATTGCGTTAAATAAACCTGAAATAACTGATGCATTACTAAAGAACTATATTTCTAAAATAAATTTTAAAGAATTTAACTTTAAATTTGATGCACTCCCTGTTTTAGTAGAAAAGGGTCATATACCGGGAAAGAAGACTGATTTCATCAGGTGTAATTTAACCCAAAAAAACTACCCTTTGCCGGGGAGGGATGCGTTATATAAAATTCTCACCGAAAATGCCTTGGATATTTACATCAAAGAAACTGCAGAACGAGTCCAAAGAAATAGTGGAAAAAATAAAGACGAGCAGGCATTGTACTTGCGGTCTTACAATATTTTTGGTCTTTTTTCTTTAAAGTTCGGCAGTCCCGCTGATAAAAAACTTGCAGCAGCATCGGCGTTAAAGCGATTTATTGAAGATGGTAATACTGACCTGACTCCGTTTGCAAAAGAACTGACCAATGGCAGGCTTAAAATTATTTATGACAACTTGCGCGAATTTCATAACCTGGACAATAAACCTGGTATCCAAGCCTCCAGGAGTTAA
- a CDS encoding DUF3592 domain-containing protein, producing the protein MTQLNGGRWLLDLGWLLFLLMLFWHFWRDRRTLVHAQSWLKVKGHITSCELTKVGHSVWPKIEYTYQVNEEEMTGEYLFLDTAHNNPNSKYSRGIAYKAAIAFQENEEIDVYYNPLHPEQSALDVTLPTKLNIILILIGILIGIHLGLIAWRYWG; encoded by the coding sequence ATGACTCAGCTAAATGGTGGGCGTTGGTTGCTGGATTTAGGATGGCTGCTCTTTCTGTTGATGCTCTTCTGGCATTTTTGGCGTGACAGGAGAACTTTGGTGCATGCGCAGTCATGGTTAAAAGTAAAAGGGCATATTACTTCCTGTGAATTGACAAAAGTAGGTCATAGTGTGTGGCCCAAAATCGAATATACTTATCAAGTTAACGAAGAAGAGATGACTGGGGAATATTTATTTTTAGATACCGCCCATAATAACCCTAATAGTAAATATTCCCGTGGCATTGCTTATAAAGCGGCAATTGCGTTTCAAGAAAATGAGGAAATTGATGTTTATTATAATCCCCTCCACCCAGAACAATCGGCGCTGGATGTAACGCTGCCAACCAAATTAAATATTATTTTGATTTTGATTGGCATATTAATTGGTATACACCTTGGCCTTATTGCTTGGCGTTATTGGGGGTAG
- a CDS encoding c-type cytochrome — protein sequence MKKFVLTFILWAPLTLCAQENTASVANKAVVCTGCHGPQGNSTNPEWPNIAGQHPKYFIKQLKDIKDSSERNVPTMTALVAMLNEQDMDDLAAYYAKMPLAQGSTPEKFLKRGEQIYRGGDFSKRITACIACHGPKGTGNAQAGFPVLSGQHAAYTVLQLNAFKDGKRKNDLNHIMQDISSRMNQDDMEAVAHYIEGLH from the coding sequence ATGAAAAAATTTGTACTCACTTTCATTCTCTGGGCACCACTTACTCTCTGCGCCCAGGAAAACACTGCATCGGTAGCAAATAAAGCAGTAGTTTGTACAGGTTGTCATGGTCCGCAAGGCAATAGTACAAATCCTGAATGGCCTAATATAGCAGGGCAACACCCGAAATATTTTATCAAACAGCTTAAAGACATAAAAGACAGCTCTGAACGGAATGTCCCCACCATGACCGCCCTTGTAGCCATGCTAAACGAGCAGGATATGGATGACTTGGCAGCATATTATGCTAAAATGCCTCTTGCTCAGGGCAGCACCCCCGAAAAATTCCTAAAACGAGGTGAACAAATTTATCGCGGCGGGGATTTTAGCAAAAGGATTACGGCATGCATCGCCTGCCATGGTCCTAAAGGAACAGGTAATGCCCAAGCAGGATTCCCTGTACTTTCGGGTCAGCATGCTGCTTATACCGTATTGCAATTAAATGCATTTAAAGACGGAAAGCGAAAAAATGATTTAAACCATATCATGCAAGATATTAGCAGTAGAATGAATCAGGATGATATGGAAGCAGTTGCACATTACATTGAAGGTTTACACTAG
- a CDS encoding ABC transporter permease, whose protein sequence is MRESRFYFANPDRFGRYINRWDLLLLILIFSILFFLGWAGSQMATPYQLGQQIPISLDPENLPFYALRTVLRMFIALFFSIIFTFTVGLWAAKNRRAEQIIIPAIDILQSIPVLSFLSITVTGFIRLFPNSLLGPECASIFAIFCAQVWNMTFGFYQSLKTLPHDLQEVASMFRLSAWQRFWKLEVPFSMSSLLWNMMVSMSASWFFVVLSEAISVAHQDIRLPGVGSYIALAIQQRDVHAVGYAILTMVIVIFLYDQIFFRPLIAWSEKFKTEPSHDEAEYQSWLVDWIRGSRLMKQFAEVINIFTDHFVNAQWLRLNEAKAIKEVDLKKQKRLDRFWSILVFISVCSGGWFLLRFILAELKVSDILHVFLLGAATGTRVLCLIFLSSLLWIPVGVWIGLRPRIAQKIQPVIQFVAAFPANLFYPLFVIAIVAYHLNVEIWVTPLMILGTQWYILFNVIAGASSIPRELYLAADNFGLKGWLWWKRLALPGIFPFYITGAITAAGGAWNASIVAEFVSWGNTTLRATGLGEYIQASTATGDFPKIALGTAMMCLYVLTFNHLIWRPLYRLAEERFNIN, encoded by the coding sequence GTGCGGGAAAGTCGATTCTACTTTGCTAATCCTGATAGATTTGGCCGATATATAAATCGTTGGGATTTGTTGCTCCTTATCCTTATTTTCTCCATTCTATTTTTTTTAGGATGGGCCGGTTCGCAAATGGCTACTCCTTATCAATTAGGGCAACAGATACCTATTTCGCTGGATCCTGAAAATCTCCCCTTTTATGCATTACGTACCGTGCTGCGTATGTTTATTGCCTTGTTTTTTTCAATCATTTTTACCTTTACTGTGGGACTTTGGGCAGCCAAAAACCGGCGTGCCGAGCAAATTATTATCCCTGCTATTGATATTTTGCAATCTATTCCGGTTCTTAGTTTTTTATCCATTACAGTGACTGGGTTTATCCGCCTGTTTCCCAACAGTCTGCTGGGGCCCGAGTGTGCCTCCATATTCGCTATTTTTTGTGCCCAGGTGTGGAATATGACCTTTGGTTTTTATCAATCATTAAAAACCTTGCCTCATGACCTGCAAGAAGTTGCTTCCATGTTTCGCTTGTCGGCCTGGCAGCGTTTCTGGAAACTGGAAGTCCCTTTCTCGATGTCGAGTTTGTTATGGAATATGATGGTTTCCATGTCTGCAAGCTGGTTCTTTGTGGTTTTATCTGAAGCAATTTCGGTAGCGCATCAAGACATCAGATTACCCGGGGTTGGCTCTTATATCGCCTTAGCTATTCAACAGCGGGATGTACATGCTGTGGGTTATGCCATCCTTACCATGGTTATTGTTATTTTTTTATATGATCAGATATTTTTCCGACCTTTAATTGCCTGGTCTGAAAAATTTAAAACCGAGCCTTCCCATGATGAAGCGGAGTATCAATCCTGGCTTGTGGATTGGATTCGTGGTAGCCGGTTAATGAAACAATTTGCTGAAGTGATCAATATTTTCACGGATCATTTTGTCAATGCACAATGGCTTAGGCTCAATGAGGCTAAAGCAATTAAAGAAGTCGATTTAAAAAAGCAGAAACGTCTGGATCGCTTTTGGAGCATCCTGGTTTTTATCAGCGTGTGTTCCGGGGGCTGGTTTCTTTTACGCTTTATCCTTGCTGAACTAAAAGTCAGTGATATTTTACATGTTTTTTTGCTTGGGGCAGCTACAGGTACACGGGTCCTTTGTCTGATTTTCCTGAGTTCCCTACTTTGGATTCCGGTGGGGGTGTGGATAGGTTTAAGACCAAGGATTGCCCAAAAAATACAACCTGTTATTCAATTTGTTGCAGCGTTCCCGGCGAATTTATTCTATCCTTTATTTGTGATTGCTATTGTAGCGTACCATTTAAACGTAGAAATTTGGGTAACCCCGCTCATGATTCTTGGAACCCAATGGTATATTTTATTTAATGTAATCGCTGGGGCATCTTCTATTCCACGTGAGCTTTATCTTGCGGCAGATAATTTCGGTCTGAAAGGATGGCTTTGGTGGAAAAGATTGGCTTTGCCGGGGATTTTCCCTTTTTATATTACGGGAGCCATTACCGCAGCAGGTGGTGCATGGAACGCCAGCATTGTGGCAGAGTTTGTGAGTTGGGGAAATACTACCCTTAGAGCCACCGGCTTGGGTGAATACATTCAAGCCAGTACCGCAACAGGAGATTTTCCGAAGATTGCTTTAGGTACTGCAATGATGTGCTTGTATGTGCTTACTTTTAATCATTTAATTTGGCGTCCGCTCTATCGGCTGGCGGAAGAACGTTTTAACATTAATTAA